In one Legionella clemsonensis genomic region, the following are encoded:
- a CDS encoding MFS transporter codes for MFKTSKKIIISGAIGNALEMYDYVIWGLFSGFLSKEFLPPQSKLSDIFFLFLLTYILRPLGSLLGGMLADQTGRKRVLTLSILLMGICTALVGILPSYEQIGVVSVFLLLFIRLIQVFSVGSEYISSVSLLIESCEKNKKGYFGSWAAFGINAGMLISSLTGALVLYLIDIHLLPPWGWRLAFILAFLTMTFGFWIRRSIPESQEFISNHARSEQRSLSNVFVDTIGLLKQRFFDSFIVFSLVLFGVATTVLMFIYAPIHLVTVNSISNTQAFLINSFGLVIVTVLIPLMGIISDLYGCIRVILIGIITLLLFITPYFSCLTLGIFSQVLLVHCLVAIPCAAIFAVIPVFITDIFPHSVRCSIANLIYSIAACLGGGITPLIALKLGEHHDHSPSYILIVFGGISLITLFIHMKVNKQKNAQLVLIKET; via the coding sequence ATGTTTAAAACTTCAAAAAAAATTATCATTAGCGGTGCTATTGGTAACGCGCTTGAGATGTATGATTACGTGATATGGGGGTTGTTCTCAGGCTTTCTATCAAAAGAATTTTTGCCGCCACAATCCAAACTATCTGATATTTTCTTTTTATTCTTACTTACCTACATTCTAAGGCCTCTAGGTAGTCTACTTGGCGGTATGCTGGCTGATCAAACCGGTAGAAAAAGAGTTTTGACATTAAGTATTCTGCTAATGGGAATTTGTACGGCCTTGGTCGGCATTCTGCCATCATATGAGCAAATCGGCGTTGTTTCTGTATTTCTTCTATTGTTCATTCGATTAATACAGGTATTTTCTGTTGGAAGCGAGTACATTAGTTCAGTATCTTTACTTATTGAAAGCTGCGAAAAAAATAAGAAAGGATATTTCGGCTCATGGGCTGCGTTTGGTATTAATGCAGGCATGCTTATATCTTCTCTGACTGGCGCTTTGGTCTTATATTTAATTGACATTCATCTACTCCCACCATGGGGCTGGCGGTTAGCCTTTATTCTAGCTTTTCTAACGATGACGTTTGGATTCTGGATACGTCGCTCCATTCCAGAAAGTCAGGAATTTATCTCGAATCATGCGAGAAGCGAACAGAGATCATTAAGCAATGTTTTTGTTGATACAATCGGCCTGTTGAAGCAGCGATTCTTTGATTCTTTTATTGTTTTTTCGCTGGTATTGTTTGGTGTTGCTACAACCGTGCTGATGTTTATTTATGCCCCCATTCACCTAGTAACAGTTAACAGCATTTCAAATACACAAGCATTTTTAATCAACTCCTTCGGCTTAGTGATTGTTACTGTGCTCATTCCATTAATGGGGATCATATCAGATTTATACGGGTGTATCCGTGTCATTTTAATAGGCATCATTACATTATTGCTGTTCATCACACCATATTTCTCCTGTTTAACATTAGGCATATTTTCTCAAGTATTGTTGGTTCATTGTTTAGTTGCTATTCCTTGTGCTGCCATTTTTGCAGTTATTCCTGTGTTTATTACAGATATTTTCCCTCATTCCGTGAGATGCTCAATTGCTAATCTTATCTACTCAATAGCTGCCTGCTTAGGTGGAGGGATCACACCATTGATTGCATTGAAACTGGGTGAGCATCATGATCATTCACCCAGTTATATTTTAATTGTTTTTGGGGGAATTAGTTTGATTACATTATTTATACATATGAAGGTAAACAAACAAAAAAATGCCCAGTTGGTACTTATAAAAGAAACTTAA
- the def gene encoding peptide deformylase — translation MDKNNIILLGNPLLRQISQPIADEEFGTPSLRQMEQVLFAMLEAENGLGLAAPQIGISKRALVFGMNKHPVHTHLPAIPFTILFNPYYEPLSDECVEDYEGCLSVGTLRGKVSRYKHIRYRGYDVNGQLIERKASDLHARVLQHEYDHLDGVIFLDKVTNVNSLGFRDELVRSGELKARKDA, via the coding sequence ATGGATAAAAACAACATTATTCTTTTAGGAAACCCACTATTAAGACAGATATCTCAGCCTATTGCGGATGAAGAGTTTGGTACACCTTCACTTCGGCAAATGGAGCAAGTGTTATTTGCAATGTTAGAAGCTGAAAATGGTTTGGGTCTCGCTGCTCCACAAATAGGCATTAGCAAAAGGGCGCTAGTATTTGGCATGAATAAACACCCTGTTCATACGCACCTGCCAGCAATTCCTTTTACAATCTTATTTAACCCTTATTATGAGCCATTATCAGATGAATGTGTTGAAGATTATGAGGGATGTTTGAGTGTAGGTACGCTTCGCGGTAAAGTATCAAGGTATAAACATATCCGTTATCGCGGTTATGATGTGAATGGCCAGCTGATAGAGCGAAAAGCCTCAGATCTCCATGCCCGTGTACTACAACACGAATACGATCATTTAGATGGTGTAATTTTTCTGGATAAAGTTACAAATGTTAACTCACTAGGTTTTCGTGATGAACTGGTTCGATCAGGTGAACTCAAAGCAAGAAAAGACGCATAA
- a CDS encoding helix-turn-helix domain-containing protein yields MEREHFVRGFARRLIALMQQANLGSSKSKAGVRISKLAEISGCSHQMARRYVLGEALPDVDVTYKIAKWLKVSPGWLLYGEEGDIPNNIGHTNLIQIEPGLLEYILSNCATLFDITKNKQELISYIMDIIHDATHIEADPKEILKVIDLSINSITRFHGINDDVRVKTV; encoded by the coding sequence TTGGAAAGAGAACATTTTGTTCGTGGATTTGCTCGAAGGCTGATAGCTTTAATGCAACAAGCAAATTTAGGCTCATCCAAATCCAAAGCGGGCGTCAGAATTAGTAAATTGGCTGAAATTAGCGGTTGCTCTCATCAAATGGCAAGGCGCTATGTCTTAGGCGAAGCATTGCCTGATGTTGATGTTACCTATAAAATAGCAAAATGGCTGAAAGTTTCTCCAGGTTGGCTGCTATATGGCGAAGAAGGAGATATCCCTAATAATATTGGCCATACAAATCTAATCCAAATAGAACCTGGCTTACTCGAATATATTCTTTCAAATTGCGCTACCCTTTTTGATATTACAAAAAACAAACAAGAGCTTATCAGCTATATTATGGACATCATTCATGATGCGACGCACATTGAGGCAGACCCGAAGGAAATTTTAAAAGTTATAGACCTGTCTATAAACTCCATTACACGCTTTCATGGAATTAATGATGATGTACGAGTTAAAACAGTTTGA
- a CDS encoding response regulator transcription factor produces MKDVPYILSLAYKKQIDEVCKPLGRMGLKHFVMYLIFNDGTPLILSNVYPIILSYYQEALYKEDYTYTARLIDAAREGFYLCNEVQSISPQFKELLAEKYNIHPNYNLVRRCAECTFIFSAIRDTPTEASHLFYKKTIAAFENFCVNFVDAFLELITFCNPKYKLSFILTNKSFRHAVIKGGYAENNLLSMREQECLWLTAQGKSGKQIAQTLKISPYTVEKYLKNIRQVFNCHTITEAVVEGIHRGMIGRMNLNKNTLHTLSSKLNFARPIIEIEAA; encoded by the coding sequence ATGAAAGATGTACCGTATATTTTAAGCCTGGCTTATAAAAAACAGATTGATGAAGTATGCAAACCACTGGGAAGGATGGGACTTAAGCATTTTGTGATGTATTTAATCTTCAATGATGGCACTCCCTTAATTCTGTCAAATGTCTATCCAATCATCCTCTCCTACTATCAAGAGGCCCTTTATAAAGAAGACTACACCTACACAGCAAGGCTTATTGACGCTGCTCGGGAAGGGTTTTACCTGTGTAATGAAGTGCAATCTATTTCACCTCAATTTAAAGAGTTACTTGCAGAAAAATATAACATCCATCCAAATTATAATCTCGTAAGACGTTGTGCGGAATGTACTTTTATTTTTAGTGCGATACGAGACACACCTACCGAGGCAAGTCATCTTTTTTACAAGAAAACAATTGCTGCTTTTGAAAATTTTTGCGTTAATTTTGTGGATGCCTTTTTGGAATTAATCACTTTTTGTAACCCTAAGTACAAACTCTCCTTCATTTTGACCAATAAAAGCTTTCGGCATGCGGTGATTAAGGGCGGGTATGCTGAAAATAACTTACTGTCTATGCGGGAACAGGAATGTTTATGGCTGACAGCCCAAGGAAAATCCGGTAAGCAAATTGCTCAGACTTTAAAAATTAGTCCTTACACCGTCGAAAAATATCTTAAAAATATCAGGCAAGTATTTAATTGTCATACAATCACGGAGGCCGTCGTTGAGGGTATACACCGAGGGATGATTGGGCGGATGAATTTAAATAAAAATACCTTACATACCCTTAGTAGCAAACTAAATTTCGCCAGACCAATTATTGAAATAGAAGCAGCGTAA
- a CDS encoding AIR carboxylase family protein: MEEKAIATGARTAAYVGIANSIFAAEKLAEDAITLFTYLTAAQEAGVEVFITAAHLPGIVAAKTLLPVLGVPMPSSTFTDGLDALLSIVQMPAGIPVALWQWAKQAPLRLRLKVNLLQIIGWYIKVTRI; this comes from the coding sequence GTGGAAGAGAAAGCTATTGCCACAGGAGCCAGAACCGCAGCTTATGTTGGTATAGCAAATAGTATTTTTGCAGCTGAAAAACTTGCTGAAGATGCCATTACTCTGTTTACCTATTTAACCGCTGCTCAAGAGGCAGGTGTTGAAGTCTTTATCACAGCTGCCCATCTACCAGGCATTGTGGCTGCAAAAACGCTGCTGCCCGTATTAGGAGTTCCCATGCCTTCCTCCACGTTTACTGATGGTCTGGATGCACTGCTTTCCATTGTCCAAATGCCAGCAGGCATCCCCGTGGCACTCTGGCAGTGGGCAAAGCAGGCGCCATTAAGGCTGCGATTAAAGGTTAATTTACTTCAAATTATTGGATGGTACATTAAAGTAACTCGTATTTAA